A single window of Onychomys torridus chromosome 8, mOncTor1.1, whole genome shotgun sequence DNA harbors:
- the Tmem132e gene encoding transmembrane protein 132E has protein sequence MAPGLSGRRGAALLCLSALLAHAASRSHPASPSPPGPQASPVLPVSYRLSHTRLAFFLKEARPPPPAAINGSLQRSEPFVVFQTKELPVLNVSLGPFSTSQVVVRELLQPSSTLDIPERLTVNWKVRAFIVRTRVPVSQPVAQVLFYVAGRDWDDFGVTERLPCVRLHAFRDAREVRSSCRLGGSLATCLVRAELPLAWFGPPAPAAPPSARRKSPDGLEPEAAAESQQVELYYTLHAPDAAGGCGSARRGPGPGAAARAESPTQHPLLRIGSISLFRPPPRRAVQEHRLDSNLMIRLPDRPLRPGEVLSILLYLAPNSSSAANPSVEHFTLRVKAKKGVTLLGTKSRSGLWHVTSELLTGAKHSTATVDVAWAQGTPLPPWEGQGPLEILQLDFEMENFTSQSVKRRIMWHIDYRGHSAMTDLERVVTELTVIQRDVQAILPLAMDTEIINTAILTGRTVAIPVKVIAIEVTGLVLDVSALVECQSDNEDIIKVSSSCDYVFVSGKESRGSMNARVTFRYDVLSAPLEMTVWVPKLPLHIELSDARLSQVKGWRVPILPDRRSARESEDEEEEEEERRQSASRGCTLQYQHATLQVFTQFHTTSSEGTDQVVTMLGPDWLVEVTDLVGDFMRVGDPRVAHLVDSSTLAGLEPGTTPFKVVSPLTEAVLGETQLTVTEEKVSVTQLQAQVVASLALSLRPSPGSSHTILATTAAQPTLSFVKQEALLSLWLSYSDGTTAPLSLYSPRDYGLLVSSLDERVATVTQDKAFPLVVAEAEGSGDLLRAELTISEGCQKTKRKSVLATTYVGLRVHFGREDEDPTYDYPGPSQPGPGGGEDEARGAGPPGTAIPAGEVPGLGTSGPVPPTEDYLPLPTGFLQMPRGLTDLEIGMYALLGVFCLAILVFLINCIVFVLRYRHKRIPPEGQTSMDHSHHWVFLGNGQPLRVQGELSPPAGSALETVPACCHGDHHSSGSSQTSVQSQVHGRGDGSSGGSARDQTEDPASSPTSKRKRVKFTTFTTLPSEELAYDSVPAGEEEEEDEEDLGWGCPDVAGTTRPTPPPDLHNYMRRIKDIA, from the exons CTGCCAGCCGCTCCCACCCGGCCAGCCCCAGCCCCCCAGGACCCCAAGCCAGCCCTGTGCTGCCGGTCAGCTACCGCCTGTCGCACACTCGGCTAGCCTTCTTCCTGAAGGAGGCGCGGCCCCCGCCGCCAGCCGCAATCAACGGCTCCCTGCAGCGCTCAGAGCCCTTCGTGGTGTTCCAGACCAAGGAGCTTCCGGTCCTCAACGTGTCCCTGGGACCCTTCAGCACCAGCCAAGTGGTGGTGCGGGAGCTTCTGCAACCGTCCAGCACCCTGGACATCCCCGAGCGCCTGACGGTCAACTGGAAGGTGCGCGCCTTCATCGTGCGCACCCGCGTGCCCGTCTCGCAGCCTGTGGCTCAGGTGCTCTTCTATGTGGCCGGCCGCGACTGGGACGACTTCGGGGTCACCGAGCGGCTGCCCTGTGTCCGCCTGCACGCTTTCCGCGACGCACGCGAGGTGCGAAGCTCGTGTCGCCTTGGCGGGAGCTTAGCCACCTGCTTGGTGCGCGCGGAGCTGCCCCTGGCCTGGTTCGGACCCCCAGCCCCAGCCGCGCCGCCCAGCGCTCGCCGCAAGTCCCCCGACGGACTGGAGCCGGAGGCGGCGGCTGAGAGCCAGCAGGTAGAACTCTACTACACACTGCACGCCCCCGATGCAGCGGGCGGCTGCGGGAGCGCGCGGCGCGGCCCCGGGCCCGGAGCGGCCGCGCGCGCTGAAAGTCCCACGCAGCACCCGCTGCTGCGCATAGGCAGCATCAGCCTGTTCCGGCCGCCGCCGCGTAGGGCGGTTCAGGAGCATAGGCTGGACAGCAACCTGATGATCCGACTGCCTGACAGGCCGCTCAGGCCGGGCGAGGTGCTCAGCATCCTCCTCTACCTGGCACCCAACTCCTCCTCAGCTGCCAACCCTAGCGTGGAGCACTTCACACTCAG GGTGAAGGCCAAGAAGGGAGTGACCCTCCTAGGCACCAAGTCTCGAAGTGGCCTGTGGCATGTGACCTCCGAGCTGCTGACTGGGGCAAAGCATTCCACAGCCACTGTGGATGTGGCCTGGGCCCAGGGCACACCCCTACCCCCCTG GGAGGGTCAGGGACCCCTGGAGATCTTGCAGCTGGACTTTGAGATGGAGAACTTCACCAGCCAGTCTGTGAAGCGGAGAATCATGTGGCACATTGATTACCGAGGCCACAGTGCCATGACTGACTTGGAGCGAGTTGTCACCGAACTGACGGTCATCCAGAGGGATGTGCAGGCCATTCTGCCCTTGGCCATG gacacagagatcATCAACACTGCCATCCTGACAGGCAGGACTGTGGCCATTCCCGTCAAGGTCATAGCCATTGAGGTGACTGGCCTTGTCCTGGATGTTTCTGCCCTGGTGGAGTGCCAGTCTGACAATGAGGACATCATCAAG GTATCCAGCAGCTGTGACTATGTGTTTGTGAGCGGGAAGGAGTCTCGAGGGTCCATGAACGCCAGAGTCACCTTCCGCTATGATGTCCTCAGTGCCCCCCTGGAAATGACAGTCTGGGTCCCCAAGCTACCTCTGCACATCGAGCTCTCAGATGCTCGCCTCAGCCAAGTGAAGGGATGGAGGGTACCTATCCTTCCCGACCGAAG GTCAGCTCGGGAGAgcgaagatgaggaggaagaggaagaggaacggAGACAGAGTGCCAGCCGAGGCTGCACTCTGCAGTACCAGCACGCCACCCTGCAGGTCTTCACCCAATTTCACACGACATCATCTGAGGGCACTGACCAGGTGGTCACCATGCTAGGTCCCGACTGGCTGGTGGAGGTCACCGACCTGGTCGGTGACTTCATGCGGGTGGGTGACCCCCGAGTGGCCCACTTGGTGGACAGCAGCACTCTGGCAGGACTGGAGCCAGGCACCACCCCCTTTAAG GTTGTATCCCCCCTGACtgaggctgtgctgggggagaCTCAACTGACAGTGACAGAGGAGAAAGTCAGTGTCACACAACTGCAGGCCCAGGTGGTGGCCAGCCTCGCCTTGTCGCTGCGACCCAGCCCTGGGAGCAGCCACACCATCCTGGCCACCACAGCTGCACAGCCCACCCTCAGCTTTGTCAAGCAG GAAGCCCTGCTGAGTCTGTGGCTCTCCTACAGTGATGGAACCACAGCCCCACTCTCTTTGTACAGTCCCCGGGACTACGGGCTTCTGGTGAGCAGCCTGGATGAGCGGGTGGCCACTGTGACCCAAGATAAGGCTTTCCCACTGGTGGTGGCGGAGGCGGAGGGGTCAGGAGATCTGCTCCGTGCAGAGCTCACCATCTCAGAGGGCTGCCAGAAAACCAAGCGCAAGAGTGTGCTGGCCACTACCTATGTGGGCCTGCGAGTACACTTTGGGCGGGAAGACGAGGATCCCACGTATGACTACCCGGGTCCCAGCCAGCCTGGGCCTGGTGGGGGCGAGGATGAGGCCCGAGGAGCTGGTCCACCAGGCACTGCCATCCCCGCCGGTGAGGTTCCTGGATTGGGCACTTCCGGCCCAGTGCCACCTACAGAGGACTACTTACCGCTGCCCACCGGCTTCCTGCAGATGCCCCGGGGGCTGACGGACCTAGAGATTGGTATGTACGCACTGCTGGGGGTCTTCTGCCTCGCCATCCTTGTCTTCCTCATCAACTGCATCGTGTTCGTGCTGCGATACCGGCACAAGCGCATCCCTCCCGAGGGGCAGACCAGCATGGACCACTCCCACCACTGGGTGTTTCTGGGCAATGGGCAGCCACTGCGGGTGCAAGGTGAGCTGTCGCCGCCCGCAGGGAGCGCACTGGAAAccgtgcctgcctgctgccacggTGATCACCACAGCAGTGGCAGTTCGCAGACCAGCGTCCAGAGCCAGGTGCACGGCCGTGGGGACGGTTCCTCTGGGGGCTCGGCCAGGGACCAGACGGAGGACCCTGCTAGCTCTCCCACCTCCAAGCGCAAGAGGGTCAAGTTCACAACCTTTACCACACTGCCCTCAGAGGAGCTGGCCTATGACTCAGTGCCTGCtggtgaagaggaagaggaggacgaagaggacctgggttggggtTGTCCAGATGTGGCCGGAACCACGCGGCCCACTCCACCCCCGGACCTGCACAATTACATGCGCAGAATCAAAGATATTGCATAG